The window TTCGCCTTCGAACGTGAGGAGAACACACCGGGCGTCGCCTGTGTAAGCGCCACCGTCGGCTACCGCATCCCCGCAACCGACGCGATCAGCTGCTCGCTGCCGCTGGATGCCGCCGGGGAGGACGAGATCTCCCGGGTCAGTGAACTGCTCCTCGACGAGACTGCGCGGCTCGCCCGCACACTCAAGGCCGCCGGGGTCCGCTAACCCAGCTGGGAGTCGCCCCGAGGAGACGAGACGCTAAAGCGGCGAGGCCGGCGCCGCAACACAAATATTCGCGCAGCGGCGCCCGCGCGCATGGCACCTCGTCATTCCGAACATCCGACGCCGGGCAACCAGTCCGGCACAGCCGCTCACCTCGGATCACCCCTCGTGCGCGACGGTGAAATGCCGGTCACTTCCGGGGGCTTCGATCTCGTCAGTGACCGCGATGGCCAGGTCGTCCGCCGTGATTCGCGAGTCACCCGTGGCATCAGTCAGTAGCTGCGTGGTCCCGCGCCGGTACGTGCCCGAACGTGGCCCTCTCTCCAAGACGGCGGGCGGGCTCAGGTAGACCCAGTCGCGGTAGTGGTGCTGGGTGCAGGCCTGCAGCTGCGCGAGACTTGCTCCGGCAACAGCCTTCCACTCGGAGGGCACGTAGGCGGGATCGTCAACGACGAGGAGGCCGGCACGGCTTGGTGAGCGCAGCGGGCCGGCGCCCCCGATCACCAGGACACGGGTTCCGGTTCGTGCGGCGGCATCGAGGAATCTGGTGGTCGTGGGGGCCAGGAGGTGTTCATGTCCCGCGGGCAAGCGGATCGTCAGGACCGCCGCGTCGGAATCGGTGAGTACCGGATCGAGAGCGTCGTGGCTGGTCACGTCGAGACTGACAACGGTGAGACGTTCATGCGCTGCTGCCTCGTCGGGTTTGCGGGAGATTCCGGTAACTGCGTGGCCACGGGCCAGGGCCTCCCCGACGATCGCGTTTCCAGCCATTCCGGTTGCTCCGAATACGGAGATTCTCATGGGATTCGGTGTCCTTTCTTGGAGCGGGGAGTAATTTGCCCGGCAAGCATGGCCGCGAGAGCCAGGACGAATCCGCCGAGCTGGATGGCGGTGAGAGTCTCACCGAGGAGCAAAGCGCCGAGGGTGGCAGCGACGAGCGGGGACAGCAACCCAAGTAGCGCGGTGGCGGTCACCTGAAGGCGGCGGATGCCAGCGAACCAGAGAGTGTAGGCGATGAGACCTCCGGTCAGCCCGAGCCACACGTAACCGCCGATGGCGGCCCCGTCGATGCTGGCGGGGATTCCCTCGAAGTGAAGGGTGGGGATGAGCAGAACCAAGCCTCCCGCCGTGAGCTGCCAGCCGGCGAGGGTAAGAGCGCTGACACCTTCGGGGCGTCCCCACCGTTTGGTGAGGACGACGCCGGTGCCCATTGATGCGGCACCGGCGAGCCCAGCGAGTACGCCGATCGGGTCGAGCGCGGCACCGGGGCCGAGCACCACCATACCGACACCGATCACACCCACGACGCCCCAACTCACCCGCCATCTGGAGAACCGTTCACCGAGGACCATGACGACGAGAAAGGCGACGAGGATCGGCTGGGTCGCCCCCAAGGTCGCGGCCGCGCCACCGGGCAGTCGCTCCGCGGCGAGGAACAGGAGGGGGAAGAACAGCCCGATGTTCAGCGTGCCCAACACCGCGATCTTCCACCACCACTCGCCTCGCGGCAGGGCCCGCGCGATGAGCAGCGCCAGGATGCCGGCGGGAAGTGCCCGCATCAACCCGGCGAACATCGGATGACCGGCGGGCAGCAGCTCGGTCGTGACGATGTATGTGGTGCCCCACACAGCCGGAGCGATGGCGGTCAGTGCTGTCAGCCCTGACTGCCTGGGGGCGGTGCCGGAAGAGGTTGCCTGAGGAGGTGCCAGAGGTGTCGCCGCAGCTGTGATCGTCATGGATCAATCGTGCGGCCACCACCATCGATGAGTCCAACACATACTTGTCATGCTAACTATCTATGGAGATGATAGATGTATGGAGTTACGGCAACTGCGGTACGTCGTCGCCGTGGCGGAGGAGGCCAACTTCACCCGCGCGGCGGCCCGGTGCTTCGTTGTGCAGTCGGCGCTCAGCCACCAGATCAAAGCGTTGGAGAAGGAACTGGGCGTGGCGTTGTTCGCCCGGACCAGCCGCCGGGTGGAGCTCACCGCAGCCGGCGAAGCGTTCCTGCCCGCGGCGCGGGCGAGCCTCGAGGCCGCGGAACGCGCGGCAGCGGATGCCGCGGCTGCCACCGGCCAGTTACGCGGGCAGCTGAGTGTCGGGGTGATCCCCACCGTGACGGCCGTCGATGTGCCAGCGGCCCTGGGTGTGTTCCGGCGCCTGCACCCCGCCGTCCGGATAGCGCTACGCGTCGCCGGCAGCGACGCGCTGGAAGCAGCCTTGGCCGAAGGGAG is drawn from Phytoactinopolyspora mesophila and contains these coding sequences:
- a CDS encoding NAD(P)-dependent oxidoreductase — encoded protein: MRISVFGATGMAGNAIVGEALARGHAVTGISRKPDEAAAHERLTVVSLDVTSHDALDPVLTDSDAAVLTIRLPAGHEHLLAPTTTRFLDAAARTGTRVLVIGGAGPLRSPSRAGLLVVDDPAYVPSEWKAVAGASLAQLQACTQHHYRDWVYLSPPAVLERGPRSGTYRRGTTQLLTDATGDSRITADDLAIAVTDEIEAPGSDRHFTVAHEG
- a CDS encoding EamA family transporter translates to MTITAAATPLAPPQATSSGTAPRQSGLTALTAIAPAVWGTTYIVTTELLPAGHPMFAGLMRALPAGILALLIARALPRGEWWWKIAVLGTLNIGLFFPLLFLAAERLPGGAAATLGATQPILVAFLVVMVLGERFSRWRVSWGVVGVIGVGMVVLGPGAALDPIGVLAGLAGAASMGTGVVLTKRWGRPEGVSALTLAGWQLTAGGLVLLIPTLHFEGIPASIDGAAIGGYVWLGLTGGLIAYTLWFAGIRRLQVTATALLGLLSPLVAATLGALLLGETLTAIQLGGFVLALAAMLAGQITPRSKKGHRIP